One genomic segment of Streptomyces liangshanensis includes these proteins:
- a CDS encoding NTP transferase domain-containing protein: MTAYDAIVLAGGAAKRLGGIDKPAVRVGGRALLDRVLAACEGAGRTVVVGGRRPTVRPVHWAREDPPGGGPLAALGAGVRAVGADTVLVLSADLPFLGAPTVLRLVEALDTSGREAALLVDPDGRDQPLVAAYRAEPLRRELALLATEHGNLTGLPLRLLSDELDLARVDADPFASFDCDTWEDISTARARIREHGTVLEEWINAVKDELGIELDVDIPLLLDLARDAAHGVARPAAPLTTFLVGYAAGRAGGEGPEAVEAATRKAVALALRWADEAAGTDGPAGGAKGADAG; the protein is encoded by the coding sequence ATGACCGCGTATGACGCCATCGTGCTCGCCGGAGGCGCCGCCAAGCGCCTCGGAGGGATCGACAAGCCCGCCGTGCGGGTCGGGGGCCGCGCCCTGCTCGACCGCGTCCTGGCGGCCTGTGAGGGGGCCGGCAGGACAGTCGTCGTGGGCGGCAGGCGCCCGACGGTCCGGCCCGTGCACTGGGCGCGGGAGGACCCGCCGGGCGGCGGGCCGCTCGCCGCGCTCGGCGCGGGCGTGCGCGCCGTCGGGGCCGACACCGTCCTGGTCCTCTCCGCCGACCTGCCGTTCCTCGGCGCCCCGACCGTGCTCCGGCTGGTCGAGGCGCTGGACACGAGCGGCCGGGAGGCCGCGCTCCTCGTCGACCCGGACGGGCGGGACCAGCCGCTGGTCGCCGCCTACCGCGCCGAGCCGCTGCGCCGCGAACTGGCGCTGCTGGCCACCGAGCACGGGAACCTCACCGGTCTGCCCCTGCGTCTGCTGTCCGACGAACTCGACCTCGCCCGGGTCGATGCCGATCCCTTCGCCTCGTTCGACTGCGACACCTGGGAAGACATCTCCACGGCCCGGGCCCGCATCAGAGAGCATGGGACCGTGCTGGAAGAATGGATCAACGCAGTCAAGGACGAGCTCGGCATCGAGCTGGACGTCGACATCCCCCTCCTTCTGGACCTGGCCCGTGACGCCGCCCACGGCGTCGCCCGGCCGGCGGCCCCGCTGACGACCTTCCTGGTCGGGTACGCGGCGGGCCGGGCCGGCGGCGAGGGACCCGAGGCCGTCGAGGCGGCGACCCGCAAGGCGGTGGCGCTCGCCCTGCGCTGGGCCGACGAGGCGGCCGGGACCGACGGTCCCGCCGGGGGCGCCAAGGGGGCCGACGCCGGATGA
- the pdhA gene encoding pyruvate dehydrogenase (acetyl-transferring) E1 component subunit alpha — MKKSSTSVQELPGAAVRRPTPPPAWQPRTDPAPLLPDPEPFRVLGTPAAAGADPALLLRLYTELVRGRRYNTQATALTKQGRLAVYPSSTGQEACEVAAALVLEDRDWLFPSYRDTLAAVARGLDPVQALTLLRGDWHTGYDPHEHRVAPLSTPLATQLPHAVGLAHAARLKGDDVVALALVGDGGTSEGDFHEALNFAAVWRAPVVFLVQNNGFAISVPLAKQSAAPSLAHKAVGYGMPGRLVDGNDAIAVHTVLAEAVDRARRGEGPTLVEAVTYRMDAHTNADDATRYREDAEVQAWRAHDPVKLMERELLERGVLDEDGVRKAAEGAEAMAARLRERMNADPELDPMDLFTHVYAEQTTQLAEQAALLRAELEASADPASGDAGSTGGEAAGERR; from the coding sequence GTGAAGAAGAGCAGTACTTCGGTTCAGGAACTGCCGGGTGCCGCCGTCCGCCGGCCCACCCCGCCCCCGGCGTGGCAGCCGCGTACCGACCCGGCCCCGCTGCTCCCGGACCCCGAGCCGTTCCGCGTGCTCGGCACGCCCGCCGCGGCCGGCGCCGACCCGGCCCTGCTGCTGCGGCTCTACACCGAGCTGGTCCGGGGCCGGCGGTACAACACGCAGGCCACGGCCCTGACCAAGCAGGGCAGGCTGGCCGTCTACCCGTCCAGCACCGGCCAGGAGGCCTGTGAGGTCGCCGCCGCGCTGGTCCTGGAGGACCGGGACTGGCTCTTCCCCAGCTACCGCGACACCCTCGCGGCCGTGGCCCGCGGGCTCGACCCGGTCCAGGCCCTGACGCTGCTGCGTGGCGACTGGCACACCGGGTACGACCCGCACGAGCACCGCGTCGCGCCCCTCTCCACGCCCCTCGCCACCCAGCTGCCGCACGCGGTGGGCCTGGCGCACGCGGCCAGGCTCAAGGGCGACGACGTGGTCGCGCTGGCCTTGGTGGGCGACGGCGGGACCAGCGAGGGCGACTTCCACGAGGCGCTGAACTTCGCGGCCGTGTGGCGGGCCCCGGTGGTCTTCCTGGTGCAGAACAACGGCTTCGCGATCTCCGTACCGCTCGCCAAGCAGTCCGCGGCGCCCTCCCTGGCCCACAAGGCCGTCGGGTACGGGATGCCGGGCCGCCTGGTCGACGGGAACGACGCGATCGCGGTGCACACCGTCCTCGCGGAGGCCGTGGACCGCGCGAGGCGCGGCGAGGGCCCGACGCTGGTCGAGGCCGTGACGTACCGGATGGACGCCCACACGAACGCCGACGACGCGACGCGCTACCGCGAGGACGCCGAGGTCCAGGCGTGGCGCGCGCACGACCCGGTGAAGCTCATGGAGCGCGAGCTGCTGGAGCGCGGGGTCCTGGACGAGGACGGCGTCAGGAAGGCCGCCGAGGGCGCCGAGGCGATGGCCGCCCGGCTGCGGGAGCGGATGAACGCCGATCCGGAGCTGGACCCCATGGACCTGTTCACGCACGTCTACGCCGAGCAGACCACCCAGTTGGCGGAACAGGCGGCGTTGCTCAGGGCGGAGCTGGAGGCGTCGGCCGACCCGGCGTCCGGGGACGCCGGGAGCACCGGCGGGGAAGCGGCGGGTGAGCGGCGATGA
- a CDS encoding alpha-ketoacid dehydrogenase subunit beta, with translation MTTTAVKPATMASALQRALRDAMAEDPTVHVLGEDVGTLGGVFRITDGLAAEFGDERCTDTPLAEAGILGTAVGMAMYGLRPVVEMQFDAFAYPSFEQLISHVAKMRNRTRGAMPLPITVRVPYGGGIGGVEHHSDSSEAYYMATAGLHVVTPATVDDAYGMLRAAIASDDPVVFLEPKRLYWSKAQWSPDEPAAVEPIGRAVVRRRGTSATLITYGPSVPVCLEAAEAARAEGWDLEVVDLRSLVPFDDETVAASVRRTGRAVVVHESTGFGGPGGEIAARVTERCFHHLEAPVLRVAGFDIPYPPPMLEKHHLPGVDRVLDAVARLQWETES, from the coding sequence ATGACGACCACCGCGGTGAAGCCCGCCACGATGGCCTCGGCCCTCCAGCGCGCGTTGCGGGACGCGATGGCCGAGGATCCGACCGTCCACGTCCTGGGAGAGGACGTCGGCACGCTCGGCGGGGTCTTCCGGATCACCGACGGCCTGGCGGCGGAGTTCGGCGACGAGCGCTGCACGGACACCCCCCTCGCCGAGGCGGGCATCCTGGGGACGGCCGTCGGCATGGCGATGTACGGGCTGCGGCCCGTCGTGGAGATGCAGTTCGACGCGTTCGCCTATCCGTCGTTCGAGCAGCTCATCAGCCATGTGGCGAAGATGCGCAACCGTACGCGCGGGGCGATGCCCCTGCCGATCACGGTGCGGGTGCCGTACGGCGGCGGGATCGGCGGGGTCGAGCACCACAGCGACTCCTCCGAGGCGTACTACATGGCGACCGCGGGGCTGCACGTCGTGACCCCGGCGACGGTGGACGACGCGTACGGGATGCTGCGGGCCGCGATCGCCTCCGACGACCCGGTGGTCTTCCTGGAGCCGAAGCGGCTGTACTGGTCGAAGGCGCAGTGGTCGCCGGACGAGCCGGCCGCGGTGGAGCCGATCGGCCGCGCGGTCGTGCGGCGCCGGGGCACGAGCGCCACGCTCATCACGTACGGACCGTCCGTGCCGGTCTGCCTGGAGGCGGCCGAGGCGGCCCGCGCCGAGGGCTGGGACCTGGAGGTCGTGGACCTGCGCTCGCTGGTGCCGTTCGACGACGAGACGGTGGCGGCCTCCGTACGGCGTACGGGCCGGGCGGTTGTCGTCCACGAGTCGACGGGCTTCGGCGGACCCGGCGGGGAGATCGCCGCCCGCGTCACCGAACGGTGCTTCCACCACCTGGAGGCGCCGGTGCTGCGGGTCGCGGGATTCGACATCCCGTATCCGCCGCCCATGCTGGAGAAGCACCACCTTCCCGGCGTGGACCGGGTGCTGGACGCGGTCGCGCGGCTTCAGTGGGAGACGGAGAGCTGA
- a CDS encoding dihydrolipoamide acetyltransferase family protein, producing MAQVLEFRLPDLGEGLTEAEIVHWLVEVGDVVAVDQPVVEVETAKAMVEVPCPYGGVVTARYGEEGSELPVGAPLLTVAVGASESAAGGEPAPEKAPAAPAADEGSGNVLVGYGTGAPAARRRRVRQASPAAAVPAPAPAPVVGRANGSGAPVLTPAGGSAGPAGPVAVVSPLVRRLARENGVDLRTLTGSGREGLILRSDVDRAIRSADPEPPAAVAAPTGAAGAAGRPDVVRVPLRGVRGAVADKLSRSRHEIPDATCWVDADATELMAARTAMNAAGGPKISLLALLARICVAGLARHPELNSTVDTAAREILRLPDVHLGFAAQTDRGLVVPVVRDAHRRDAESLSAEFARLTEAGRSGTLTPGDLTGGTFTLNNYGVFGVDGSTPIINHPEAAMLGVGRIIPKPWVHRGELAVRQVVQLSLTFDHRVCDGGTAGGFLRYVADCVENPAVLLRTL from the coding sequence ATGGCCCAGGTGCTGGAATTCAGGCTGCCGGACCTCGGGGAAGGACTGACCGAGGCGGAGATCGTCCACTGGCTGGTGGAGGTCGGCGACGTCGTCGCCGTCGACCAGCCGGTCGTGGAGGTCGAGACGGCCAAGGCGATGGTCGAGGTGCCCTGCCCGTACGGCGGCGTGGTCACCGCGCGGTACGGCGAGGAGGGCTCGGAGCTGCCGGTCGGCGCCCCGCTGCTGACCGTCGCGGTCGGCGCGTCCGAGTCCGCGGCGGGCGGGGAGCCGGCCCCGGAGAAGGCCCCGGCCGCGCCGGCCGCCGACGAGGGGTCGGGCAACGTGCTCGTCGGGTACGGCACGGGCGCGCCCGCCGCGCGCAGGCGCCGCGTCCGCCAGGCGTCCCCGGCGGCGGCCGTGCCCGCGCCGGCGCCCGCGCCGGTCGTGGGGCGGGCCAACGGGTCCGGGGCCCCCGTCCTGACGCCGGCCGGCGGATCCGCAGGACCGGCCGGTCCTGTCGCGGTGGTGTCGCCGCTGGTCCGCAGGCTCGCCCGGGAGAACGGCGTCGATCTGCGGACCCTGACGGGTTCGGGGCGCGAGGGCCTGATCCTGCGCTCCGACGTCGACCGGGCCATTCGGTCGGCGGACCCGGAGCCTCCGGCCGCCGTCGCCGCGCCCACCGGGGCCGCGGGAGCGGCCGGGCGGCCGGACGTCGTCCGGGTGCCGCTGCGGGGTGTACGGGGCGCGGTCGCCGACAAGTTGTCCCGCAGCCGCCACGAGATCCCGGACGCCACCTGCTGGGTGGACGCCGACGCGACGGAGCTGATGGCGGCCCGTACGGCGATGAACGCGGCCGGCGGACCGAAGATCTCCCTCCTCGCGCTGCTGGCCCGGATCTGTGTCGCGGGCCTGGCCCGTCACCCGGAGCTGAACTCCACGGTGGACACGGCCGCCAGGGAGATCCTGCGGCTGCCCGACGTGCACCTGGGCTTCGCCGCCCAGACCGACCGCGGGCTCGTCGTCCCGGTCGTGCGGGACGCGCACCGGCGCGACGCGGAGTCCCTGAGCGCCGAGTTCGCGCGTCTGACGGAGGCGGGCCGGTCGGGCACGCTGACGCCGGGCGACCTGACCGGGGGGACGTTCACGCTCAACAACTACGGGGTGTTCGGGGTCGACGGCTCGACGCCGATCATCAACCACCCGGAGGCCGCGATGCTCGGGGTCGGCCGGATCATCCCCAAGCCGTGGGTGCACCGGGGGGAGTTGGCCGTCCGGCAGGTCGTCCAGCTGTCCCTCACCTTCGACCACCGGGTCTGCGACGGCGGCACGGCGGGCGGCTTCCTCCGGTACGTGGCGGACTGCGTCGAGAACCCGGCGGTGCTCCTGCGCACGCTGTGA